One segment of Opitutaceae bacterium DNA contains the following:
- the bshA gene encoding N-acetyl-alpha-D-glucosaminyl L-malate synthase BshA — protein MQSRLRIGIACFPSVGGSGILATSLGIDLARRGHVVHFFSYERPVRLPLQDAGVFFHQVPMHGYGIFNLSDYTLPLAVKMAAVCQSDGLDILHAHYAVPHATAAVLAREFLPEKIRPRVVATLHGTDTMLLGRDASYKPVIRHALVHSDAITTVSRFLKDETARLVEPGHDITVVPNFFAPGIPTRPRAQVRRDLGVSDDDTLLIHVSNLRRVKRIDLLLETASLIRPRKSFKLLIIAGGDFKPYQETVERLQLRENVIVLESVTSVEEYFAAADLGLITSEYESFCLSILEGMTFGCPTVSTEVGGIPEVIEDGVSGILRPFGDAAALARATEALIANPNELRRLGINARKRAASEFSAERIVPAYFEVYQRAMQAPPN, from the coding sequence ATGCAATCAAGACTGCGCATCGGCATTGCCTGCTTCCCATCAGTGGGTGGCAGCGGCATCCTGGCGACATCGCTCGGCATCGATCTCGCACGACGGGGACATGTGGTTCACTTCTTCAGCTACGAACGCCCCGTGCGCCTGCCCCTGCAGGATGCCGGCGTGTTTTTCCATCAGGTTCCGATGCATGGCTACGGGATCTTCAATCTTTCGGACTACACCCTTCCCCTCGCGGTGAAGATGGCGGCGGTCTGCCAGTCGGACGGTCTGGACATCCTGCATGCCCACTACGCCGTGCCGCATGCAACCGCGGCGGTTCTCGCGCGCGAGTTTCTTCCAGAAAAGATCAGGCCCCGGGTGGTGGCCACACTTCACGGCACCGACACAATGCTGCTCGGGCGGGATGCCTCCTACAAGCCCGTCATTCGGCATGCGTTGGTGCACTCGGATGCCATCACCACCGTCTCACGCTTTCTCAAGGATGAGACCGCACGGCTTGTCGAACCGGGGCACGACATCACGGTGGTTCCAAACTTCTTCGCGCCTGGCATTCCAACGCGCCCCCGCGCACAGGTTCGCCGGGATCTGGGCGTGTCCGACGACGACACCTTGCTGATCCACGTTTCCAATCTGCGCAGGGTCAAGCGCATCGACCTGCTCCTGGAAACGGCCTCGCTCATCCGCCCAAGGAAATCCTTCAAGCTGCTCATCATTGCCGGTGGGGATTTCAAGCCATACCAGGAGACGGTCGAACGGCTTCAATTGCGGGAAAACGTCATCGTGCTGGAGAGTGTGACGTCGGTCGAAGAGTATTTCGCCGCCGCTGACCTTGGGCTGATCACCTCGGAATATGAAAGCTTCTGTCTCAGCATCCTCGAAGGGATGACGTTCGGCTGCCCGACGGTCAGCACGGAGGTCGGGGGCATCCCGGAAGTGATCGAGGACGGCGTCTCCGGGATCCTTCGGCCGTTCGGCGATGCCGCGGCGCTTGCACGGGCGACTGAAGCGCTGATTGCCAACCCAAATGAGCTGCGGCGCCTCGGGATCAATGCCAGGAAGCGGGCAGCCTCGGAATTTTCGGCAGAACGCATCGTGCCGGCGTATTTTGAGGTCTACCAGCGAGCGATGCAGGCGCCACCGAACTGA
- a CDS encoding DUF3300 domain-containing protein has product MALAVGQVSESAVGVIPDPMQTSDDDRSAAGNSYSEKELDELLAPLALYPDPLIALILPASTSPSDIVLASRHLAAQPKSNSFDDQPWEDAVRSLARYPEVIKWMDENLAWTKRLGEAFLRQPVDVMNAVQRLRARAKASGALASNKQQAVVEEAGVIRIVPAQPEIIYVPRYDPFSVYMGTSFGWPGPFISFGIGFPLGYWAAYDCDWQHRRVYVVGREYRVRVWNACRTARIPLYHYRADHRYASHWNVWHAGLIPHASSARRYTHVEGGTARTYSSYRSNASAPVTHSGSASISGAPGGYSMRRNPDPNTGRNQQPGHSHSRVAIERQENQPLPQGGIERSQRRPQIPQPGHPDFMGPIVSSDRQRVQSSAGVRRIDVPAHAQPVRPVTSERYTPQPRPESPPSYQRNSSPQPAQGRGNAARFEQMQRSTTQHAD; this is encoded by the coding sequence ATGGCGCTGGCCGTTGGCCAAGTGAGTGAGTCGGCAGTCGGTGTGATCCCGGATCCGATGCAGACGTCGGACGATGACCGCAGTGCGGCCGGCAATTCCTATTCCGAAAAGGAATTGGATGAGCTCCTGGCACCGCTTGCGCTGTATCCCGATCCGCTCATTGCTCTCATTCTCCCGGCATCGACGTCGCCTTCCGACATCGTTTTGGCCTCGCGCCATCTTGCGGCACAGCCAAAGTCAAATTCCTTCGACGATCAACCGTGGGAAGATGCGGTGCGCAGTCTCGCCCGCTATCCAGAGGTGATCAAGTGGATGGATGAAAATCTGGCGTGGACGAAGAGGCTGGGTGAGGCATTTCTTCGTCAGCCGGTCGATGTCATGAACGCGGTTCAGCGACTTCGTGCTCGGGCAAAGGCGTCAGGCGCGCTGGCGTCAAACAAACAGCAGGCTGTTGTGGAGGAGGCCGGGGTGATTCGCATCGTTCCGGCTCAGCCCGAGATCATCTATGTTCCCCGCTATGATCCCTTCAGCGTTTACATGGGCACATCCTTTGGCTGGCCGGGACCATTCATCAGCTTCGGAATTGGTTTTCCGCTGGGATACTGGGCGGCATACGATTGCGACTGGCAGCATCGTCGCGTCTACGTAGTTGGGCGGGAGTATCGGGTCCGGGTCTGGAATGCCTGCCGCACCGCGCGAATCCCGCTTTATCATTACCGAGCAGACCATCGCTACGCGTCCCATTGGAATGTCTGGCATGCGGGACTGATTCCCCACGCATCCTCCGCCCGCCGTTACACACATGTGGAGGGGGGCACGGCGCGGACTTACTCCAGCTACAGGTCAAATGCCTCCGCCCCAGTCACCCACTCGGGGTCCGCGTCGATTTCGGGCGCGCCGGGTGGATATTCGATGCGCCGCAATCCGGATCCAAACACAGGCAGAAACCAACAGCCGGGGCATTCCCATTCCCGCGTTGCGATTGAACGGCAGGAGAATCAACCACTGCCGCAAGGCGGCATCGAACGCAGCCAGAGGCGCCCGCAAATTCCGCAGCCTGGCCACCCCGACTTCATGGGCCCAATTGTATCCAGCGATCGGCAGCGGGTGCAGTCGAGTGCGGGTGTTCGCAGAATTGACGTTCCCGCGCACGCCCAGCCGGTGCGTCCCGTCACCTCGGAGCGTTACACTCCACAGCCGAGGCCCGAGTCACCACCTTCCTACCAGAGAAACAGCAGTCCCCAGCCGGCACAAGGGCGGGGGAACGCGGCGCGATTTGAGCAGATGCAGCGCTCCACTACGCAGCATGCCGATTGA
- the purL gene encoding phosphoribosylformylglycinamidine synthase, with translation MLTLRGSSSLSTFRRQKLLEDLASAGIPVTDLNAEFVHLISLVDPKAPLTAREHAILEQLLTYGPRDKRSAVGGVTRVVAPRPGTLSPWSSKATDIAHICGLAGIRRIERVTVYSFAHEAIETDAGREKFDREIAARIHDRMTQAVFPSIDNCSILFRRETPRPSTRISVLRNGRAALEDANRTLGLALAGDEIEYLAKAFQGLGRDPYDVELMMFAQANSEHCRHKIFNATWEIDGSQRDRSLFQMIKNTHQLHSEGILSAYRDNAAVMKGSIGGRFFVDPATGLYRAVREEIDLLCKVETHNHPTAISPFPGAATGSGGEIRDEGATGRGSKPKAGLTGFTVSNLQLPGARQPWEKDNGRPGRIASALEIMIDGPLGGAAFNNEFGRPAICGYFRTFEMEVGGPAGLQLRGYHKPIMLAGGLGNIRRSHVQKGEIVPGDALIILGGPAMLIGLGGGAASSLASGSGQEDLDFASVQRDNAEMQRRCQEVIDRCWALGERNPISFIHDVGAGGISNALPELVNDGGRGGSFQLRSVPNDEPGMSPLEIWCNEAQERYVLAVPVDRLDAFEELCRRERCPFAVVGHATEKKRLVLEDSHFKNTPIDLPLEVLLGKPPRMHRRDASRAAVLQPLNPTGISLSEALRRVVMHPAVADKTFLISIGDRSVTGLVARDQMVGPWQVPVADCGVTAATFDSFAGEAMAVGERTPVALNNAAASARLAVAEALTNLVAAMIGGIGKVNLSANWMAAPAQAGEGAALYEAVRAVGMELCPALGITIPVGKDSMSMSTIWHDRGIEKQMTAPVSLIISAFAPCLDIRRTLTPQLRKPGDRDSDGGLVGESTLVLIDLGRGRNRLGGSIFAQVQSQLGEAPPDVDSPADLKAFWNAIQALNASGRILAYHDRSDGGLVVTLMEMAFAGHVGVDLDLPNASGDLPALFSTLFSEEIGAVVQVRNREIEAVMSVLSEEGLGDCSRIIGRLNPTHALRVMDGETVLLEQSLSSLRDQWSDVTHRMAALRDNPDCARAEHQGRLAHDDPGIKPRLTFPYPFPPSQSSRNPVKARPSIAILREQGVNGQVEMAAAFDRAGFDAVDVHMTDILSGRRSLREFRGLAACGGFSYGDVLGAGQGWAKSILFNARAREEFEGFFARADTFALGVCNGCQMMSNLRDIIPGSGHWPRFVQNLSERFEARFVSLRIDPSPSLLFRGMEGSVLPVVASHGEGCAEFVDVAAADACSRSGYVAARYVDNHHRVTSSYPLNPNGSPHGITALTNTDGRVTIMMPHPERVHRTSAMSWHPVDWEDDSPWMKLFYNARAWVG, from the coding sequence ATGCTCACTCTCCGCGGGTCATCCTCCCTCTCAACCTTTCGCCGGCAAAAGCTGCTTGAGGATCTTGCCTCGGCAGGGATCCCGGTCACGGACTTGAACGCGGAATTTGTGCACCTGATCTCGCTGGTTGATCCGAAAGCGCCACTCACGGCGCGGGAGCATGCCATTCTCGAGCAACTGCTCACGTACGGTCCGCGCGACAAGCGAAGCGCTGTCGGTGGAGTGACACGCGTTGTGGCGCCGCGACCCGGCACGCTGTCCCCCTGGTCCTCGAAGGCGACCGACATCGCGCACATCTGCGGCCTTGCAGGCATCAGGCGAATTGAGCGGGTGACTGTTTATTCGTTTGCCCATGAAGCCATCGAAACGGATGCCGGCAGGGAGAAATTCGATCGTGAAATAGCGGCGCGCATACACGACCGCATGACGCAGGCGGTCTTTCCTTCGATCGACAATTGCTCCATTCTTTTCAGGCGGGAGACACCAAGGCCGTCGACGCGGATTTCCGTGCTTCGCAACGGCCGTGCCGCGCTGGAGGATGCGAACCGGACGCTTGGCCTCGCTCTTGCAGGCGACGAGATCGAATATCTCGCGAAGGCGTTTCAAGGTCTGGGGAGGGATCCCTACGATGTCGAGCTTATGATGTTTGCGCAGGCGAATTCGGAGCACTGCCGCCACAAGATCTTCAACGCCACCTGGGAAATCGACGGATCGCAGCGCGACAGGTCGCTCTTCCAGATGATCAAGAACACCCATCAGCTGCATTCCGAAGGAATTCTTTCCGCCTATCGGGACAATGCGGCGGTGATGAAGGGCAGCATCGGCGGGCGTTTTTTTGTGGATCCCGCGACGGGGCTGTACCGTGCGGTGCGCGAGGAAATCGACCTGCTGTGCAAGGTGGAAACCCACAATCATCCGACGGCGATATCGCCGTTTCCCGGAGCGGCGACGGGGTCCGGCGGAGAAATCCGAGACGAGGGCGCCACGGGCCGCGGATCGAAGCCCAAGGCGGGCCTCACCGGCTTCACGGTATCCAATCTTCAACTACCCGGTGCCAGGCAGCCTTGGGAGAAGGACAATGGCAGGCCTGGAAGGATCGCGTCGGCGCTCGAAATCATGATCGACGGGCCGCTGGGCGGCGCGGCGTTCAACAATGAATTTGGAAGACCCGCGATCTGCGGGTATTTTCGCACCTTTGAGATGGAGGTCGGCGGCCCCGCCGGGCTGCAGCTTCGCGGCTACCACAAGCCGATCATGCTGGCGGGTGGTCTCGGCAACATCCGGCGCAGTCATGTTCAGAAGGGCGAAATCGTGCCGGGAGACGCATTGATCATTCTTGGCGGTCCGGCGATGCTCATCGGGCTGGGCGGGGGGGCGGCGAGCTCTCTCGCGAGCGGTTCCGGCCAGGAGGACCTCGATTTCGCGAGTGTTCAACGCGACAACGCCGAGATGCAGCGACGGTGCCAGGAGGTGATTGATCGATGCTGGGCGCTGGGTGAGAGGAATCCGATATCCTTCATCCACGACGTCGGTGCGGGCGGGATCTCCAACGCGCTGCCCGAATTGGTGAATGACGGCGGACGAGGCGGGAGCTTCCAGCTTCGCAGCGTCCCCAATGACGAGCCCGGAATGAGTCCGCTCGAGATCTGGTGCAACGAGGCGCAGGAGCGGTACGTGCTGGCCGTCCCCGTCGACCGTCTCGATGCGTTCGAGGAGCTGTGCCGGCGGGAGCGCTGCCCGTTCGCCGTTGTCGGGCACGCGACGGAGAAGAAGCGGCTTGTCCTTGAGGACTCCCATTTCAAGAACACGCCGATTGACCTTCCGCTCGAGGTTCTTCTGGGCAAGCCACCGCGCATGCATCGGCGGGACGCCTCGCGGGCGGCGGTGCTTCAGCCGCTCAATCCGACCGGCATTTCCCTCTCCGAAGCTTTGAGGAGGGTCGTCATGCATCCGGCTGTGGCCGACAAGACCTTCCTGATTTCAATTGGCGACCGTTCCGTCACCGGACTTGTCGCCCGCGACCAGATGGTGGGTCCGTGGCAAGTGCCGGTCGCCGACTGCGGGGTGACGGCGGCGACGTTCGACTCCTTTGCCGGAGAGGCGATGGCAGTGGGAGAGCGCACCCCGGTGGCGCTCAATAACGCGGCGGCGTCCGCCCGGCTCGCCGTTGCCGAGGCGCTGACCAATCTGGTGGCTGCGATGATCGGCGGGATCGGAAAGGTCAATCTATCGGCGAACTGGATGGCGGCTCCCGCACAGGCAGGAGAGGGTGCGGCGCTCTATGAAGCGGTGCGGGCGGTTGGCATGGAGCTCTGTCCGGCGCTGGGAATCACGATTCCCGTGGGCAAGGACTCCATGAGCATGAGCACGATCTGGCATGATCGCGGCATCGAGAAGCAGATGACGGCGCCGGTGTCGCTGATCATCTCCGCATTTGCCCCCTGCCTCGATATCCGACGCACCCTTACCCCACAGCTGCGCAAGCCGGGTGATCGTGATTCAGACGGCGGCTTGGTGGGTGAATCGACACTGGTGTTGATTGACCTCGGTCGAGGCAGGAACCGCCTCGGTGGATCCATATTCGCCCAGGTGCAGTCACAGCTCGGCGAGGCTCCGCCCGATGTTGACTCGCCAGCGGATCTCAAGGCGTTCTGGAATGCCATCCAGGCCCTAAACGCCTCGGGCAGGATCCTCGCCTATCACGACCGCTCGGACGGCGGCCTGGTTGTGACGCTCATGGAAATGGCCTTTGCCGGACACGTTGGCGTGGATCTGGATCTTCCAAATGCCAGCGGCGATCTCCCGGCATTGTTCTCCACACTCTTTTCCGAGGAAATCGGCGCGGTTGTCCAGGTAAGGAACAGGGAGATTGAAGCTGTGATGTCAGTGCTCAGCGAGGAGGGACTCGGCGACTGCTCTCGGATCATAGGAAGGCTCAACCCGACCCATGCCCTGCGAGTCATGGACGGTGAAACCGTGCTGCTGGAGCAGAGTCTTTCGAGCCTGCGCGACCAGTGGTCGGATGTGACGCACCGCATGGCGGCATTGCGCGACAATCCGGACTGCGCTCGGGCTGAGCACCAGGGACGCCTTGCCCATGACGATCCAGGAATCAAGCCGAGACTAACGTTTCCCTATCCGTTTCCTCCGTCGCAATCCTCTCGAAACCCGGTGAAGGCACGTCCGTCGATTGCCATTCTTCGGGAGCAGGGAGTCAATGGCCAGGTGGAGATGGCTGCCGCGTTTGATCGCGCTGGTTTTGACGCTGTCGATGTTCACATGACCGACATCCTGAGTGGACGCAGGTCGCTCCGCGAATTCCGCGGCCTGGCTGCCTGCGGCGGCTTCAGTTACGGCGATGTGCTGGGCGCGGGCCAGGGCTGGGCGAAAAGCATACTGTTCAATGCGCGCGCACGGGAGGAGTTTGAAGGCTTCTTTGCACGCGCGGACACATTCGCCCTCGGTGTCTGCAATGGCTGTCAGATGATGAGCAATCTGCGCGACATCATTCCCGGTTCCGGACACTGGCCCCGGTTTGTGCAGAACCTGTCTGAACGTTTTGAGGCGAGGTTTGTATCACTCAGGATCGATCCAAGTCCGAGCCTTCTTTTTCGCGGGATGGAGGGTTCGGTCCTGCCGGTTGTGGCGTCGCATGGAGAGGGCTGCGCCGAATTCGTCGATGTCGCCGCCGCGGACGCCTGCAGTCGATCGGGTTATGTTGCGGCGCGCTATGTCGACAATCATCACCGAGTGACCAGCTCCTACCCGTTGAACCCCAACGGTTCACCCCATGGCATCACGGCGCTTACGAACACGGATGGACGCGTGACCATCATGATGCCGCACCCCGAGCGCGTGCACCGGACGTCAGCGATGAGCTGGCATCCCGTTGACTGGGAGGACGACAGTCCCTGGATGAAACTCTTCTACAACGCCCGTGCGTGGGTGGGCTGA
- a CDS encoding PIG-L family deacetylase: MSTTPSDTRRLLVFGAHPDDIEFGVGGIIASEARAGTSVQFVVCSEGESATSGTPLRRREEAIRAASILGVGIEFINIGGDAHFERSVRGSLTVAEVIRRTTPHWVLCPTPRTNQHPDHAVLGSLVQDGARLARYGGVAELREFPPHSIEQLLYYAVGPEGEQPEAGAVWYDVSDPAIVELWKNAMAAHETQSRTRRYVELQLTRARLLGLRAGVEYAQALYPADPTLIARLGQLGRGARHF, from the coding sequence ATGTCGACTACCCCTTCTGACACCCGCCGGCTGCTCGTCTTCGGCGCTCATCCCGATGACATCGAATTCGGAGTCGGCGGAATCATCGCCAGTGAAGCCCGCGCGGGAACCTCGGTTCAATTTGTCGTCTGCTCCGAAGGCGAGTCCGCCACGAGCGGCACGCCTCTCCGGCGCCGCGAGGAGGCAATCAGGGCGGCATCGATTCTGGGGGTGGGCATCGAATTCATCAACATCGGCGGCGATGCTCATTTTGAGCGATCGGTCCGGGGCTCACTCACGGTCGCCGAAGTCATCCGACGCACGACCCCGCACTGGGTGCTCTGCCCGACCCCCAGGACGAACCAGCATCCTGACCACGCGGTGCTGGGGTCCCTCGTGCAGGACGGCGCCCGCCTCGCGCGCTACGGAGGCGTCGCCGAGTTGAGGGAATTCCCGCCACACAGCATCGAGCAGCTCCTCTACTACGCGGTCGGGCCCGAAGGGGAACAGCCCGAAGCGGGCGCGGTCTGGTATGATGTCTCTGACCCCGCAATCGTCGAACTCTGGAAGAACGCCATGGCAGCCCATGAAACGCAGTCGCGCACCCGCCGGTATGTCGAACTTCAACTGACGCGCGCCCGTCTGCTCGGACTTCGGGCCGGCGTGGAATATGCCCAGGCGCTCTACCCCGCGGATCCCACGCTGATTGCCAGGCTGGGCCAGCTTGGTCGCGGCGCCCGCCATTTCTAG
- the tsaA gene encoding tRNA (N6-threonylcarbamoyladenosine(37)-N6)-methyltransferase TrmO — protein sequence MEVSHTALSVEPIGYLRTVKRLKFHALHQPRETLPEESRVELRNGKRFEGAVRDLDGFSRIWLVWWFHRNPNWRPMVLPPRGPSVRRGVFATRSPHRPNPIGISPVQLLKISGLTLHIGPCDLLDGTPILDIKPYLPAYDAFPNEKAGWWDEVETEEQTSPSYSIAWAPLARRQREWLLSNWKVDFSSRMCELLERDPSPHRSRRIRKRRSGGFEIGCGVWRAIFIVLQARVTIQSIQPAYPHRFLVDPKRSGIVDCEAQLDFLRHWPDAE from the coding sequence ATGGAAGTTTCTCACACCGCCCTCTCGGTCGAACCCATCGGATACCTGAGAACGGTCAAGCGGCTCAAGTTCCACGCTCTTCACCAACCCAGGGAAACCCTTCCGGAGGAAAGCCGCGTTGAGCTTCGGAACGGGAAGCGCTTCGAAGGCGCCGTTCGGGATCTCGACGGCTTTTCCAGAATCTGGCTCGTGTGGTGGTTCCATCGCAACCCGAACTGGCGCCCAATGGTGCTGCCACCCCGCGGTCCGTCCGTACGTCGCGGGGTTTTTGCGACACGTTCACCTCACCGCCCCAATCCCATCGGCATCTCACCCGTCCAGTTGTTGAAAATATCGGGTCTCACCCTGCACATTGGTCCCTGCGACCTCCTCGATGGGACACCCATTCTCGACATCAAACCCTATCTGCCCGCCTACGATGCATTCCCAAACGAAAAGGCCGGATGGTGGGATGAAGTTGAAACGGAAGAACAGACGTCCCCCTCATATTCGATTGCATGGGCCCCACTGGCACGCAGGCAGCGCGAATGGTTGCTATCAAACTGGAAAGTCGATTTTTCAAGTCGCATGTGCGAGCTGCTCGAACGCGATCCCAGTCCGCATCGCTCCCGCCGCATCAGGAAACGGCGATCGGGCGGCTTCGAAATCGGGTGCGGTGTCTGGCGGGCGATTTTCATCGTGCTGCAGGCGCGGGTCACCATTCAGTCCATCCAGCCCGCCTACCCGCATCGATTTCTTGTGGATCCCAAGCGATCCGGAATCGTCGACTGCGAGGCCCAGCTCGATTTCCTCAGGCACTGGCCCGACGCGGAATAG
- a CDS encoding DUF5069 domain-containing protein, whose amino-acid sequence MSNTYVPMIPCNVAGPLGVIHLPRLWLKVSLEARGKLAPGYPGIGKGFDSMVIAGLGLSPDAVKKFITDKRPSYAEFEAWIKAQPGVKLDRASIYKLNQSILGYHHRDEVRTEILKTAGYPDDGSVQGSAVELNALDDWAAFHASVLK is encoded by the coding sequence ATGAGTAATACCTATGTTCCCATGATTCCGTGCAATGTCGCCGGACCGCTCGGCGTGATTCATCTTCCGCGGCTCTGGCTGAAGGTCTCGCTCGAGGCGCGCGGCAAGCTGGCACCCGGCTATCCTGGAATCGGAAAGGGATTTGATTCGATGGTCATCGCCGGTCTCGGCCTCTCACCCGATGCCGTGAAGAAGTTCATCACTGACAAGCGGCCCAGCTACGCTGAGTTTGAGGCCTGGATCAAGGCCCAGCCCGGGGTGAAGCTGGACCGCGCGTCAATCTACAAGCTCAACCAGTCCATTCTTGGTTATCACCACCGTGATGAAGTCCGCACCGAGATCCTGAAGACAGCGGGATACCCGGACGATGGATCCGTCCAGGGGTCGGCGGTTGAGTTGAATGCGCTCGATGACTGGGCGGCATTCCATGCCAGTGTCTTGAAATAG
- a CDS encoding dienelactone hydrolase family protein — MTITEPVTVDIPSGTGAMRTYLYMPTAPGRYPGIVLFSEIFQVTAPIRRTAAFLAGHGFIVAVPEIYHEFLPAGTVLAYDQAGADKGNALKTTKELSSYDDDARAAIRYLKSHDRGTGKVGSIGICIGGHLSFRAAMNPEVSAAVCFYATDIHKRGLGKGMNDNSLDRIGEIKGELLMIFGRQDPHVPAEGRSRIQAALAAANANFTWHEFNGAHAFLRDEGYRYDPELAHLTMGMAVSFFRRKLGEGDLRPATQGATESRH, encoded by the coding sequence ATGACCATCACCGAGCCCGTCACCGTTGACATCCCCTCTGGCACAGGCGCTATGCGCACCTACCTCTACATGCCCACCGCCCCGGGGCGCTATCCGGGGATCGTGCTTTTTTCCGAGATTTTCCAGGTTACAGCGCCCATCCGGCGCACCGCCGCCTTTCTGGCCGGGCACGGATTCATCGTCGCGGTCCCCGAAATCTACCATGAATTCCTGCCGGCGGGCACCGTGCTGGCTTACGATCAGGCCGGAGCGGACAAGGGCAACGCCCTCAAGACAACGAAGGAACTCTCCAGCTATGACGACGACGCCCGCGCAGCCATCCGCTATCTGAAATCGCATGACCGCGGAACCGGAAAGGTCGGATCGATTGGCATCTGCATTGGCGGACACCTCTCCTTTCGGGCCGCCATGAATCCGGAGGTCAGCGCAGCAGTCTGCTTTTATGCCACGGACATCCACAAGCGGGGACTCGGAAAGGGCATGAACGACAACTCCCTCGACAGGATTGGCGAGATCAAGGGCGAGCTGCTCATGATTTTCGGACGGCAGGATCCACACGTGCCCGCCGAGGGTCGATCACGCATACAGGCGGCCCTTGCCGCCGCCAATGCCAACTTCACCTGGCATGAATTCAATGGAGCCCACGCATTCCTGAGGGATGAGGGCTATCGCTACGATCCGGAACTCGCCCACCTGACAATGGGAATGGCGGTCTCATTCTTCCGCCGCAAGCTGGGGGAAGGTGACTTGCGGCCTGCAACACAAGGCGCCACAGAGTCACGTCACTGA